The DNA window CCAGCGCCGGCGGCATCTGGAGCTGGGGCGTAGATAGCGGCGGCGAGACGAAGCCCATCGGCGTGGCCGGGCTGCTGtcgctgtcgtcgtcgtcgccacgGCCACCGCACGAGCCCACGCTCGGCGGGCACGAGGTGGACGCCATCTGCTGCAGCCGCGCGACGCTCGCCGTCTGGTTGAAGCGGTGGCCGGCGCTGAAGGTGCCCGCCGGGTCGTCGGCGCCCGCGAGGAGGCGGTGCAGCTGCAGCGTGCAGACGACCGCGCGCGCCTCGCCGGACCTCAGCCCGAGCACGCCGTGCAGGTCGGTGGAATCCAGTGCCTCGATCTGGCCGACCACGCGGTGCACCTGGAGTGGCACGTCCAGCTGCTCGGCCTCGTCCGTGAGCAGCTCTGATATGTTGGCAAGGAGGTCCCCGTCGTCGTGGACGATGGTGAGGCGCAGGTGCGGCGGCCCTCCCGGGCGACGGTTGAAGTCGTGTAGGAGCTTGATCCATTGGCATGGCTGCGCGGTAGGCCCCGCAAAGTCGATGATGTGGACATTCTGATCACCGTGAAAGTGAAACAATTTTGTTACtgttatatataaataaataaatctgaATGCCCTCTGTTAAAAATGATAACTTTGACTGAGAGCTAGTTTGGCAGGCACCGTCTCCTCTTAAAATAGCTTGGGCTGTGTTTGCTTTGTTGGAGTAGAAGtcgtttttaaaaaatatttgccaaataattttattataattTCTATTAAGATCGTGACTACTTTCATATCCAAAACAGTAAGTACATTTTTTATATTTCCTAAGCATGCCATATTTTTCTGACTAGTTGTACCAATAATATATGAATATTCACATAAAAGACAAACAGTAAAACACGGCGAAATAGCATGTGATCCATATTTTAATCTAAATTCTAGTTTTTGCTAGGGTTACCGTAAAACGGAAGGTTAGCAAGTACTGTACTTAGCACTATTTTCTTCACACAAATAGTGCCACTGATCCATCTTTTAAACTAATTCCAGTTTTTGCTAGGGTTTTAGCACAAGACCGTTAATTATCTTTAGTATAGGAGTAGCTCTGTTCTTCGATCGGTGGACTAGCACAGTACACAAGCCAAGGCAGAACCTTTTCGTTCTCCATGGCCTCAAGGATGGCTCGgttggcgacggcgacggcggctctGGGGAACGGGCTGAGCTCGAAGAAGCTGCGCCGCGCCGCGCGGACGCAGCGcgggtcgaggtggtcggagggGTCGATGAGCGCGTCGGCGACGGCCGGGACCATGAGGCGGATGAGGCGGCGCGCCAGGGAGTCGGCCATGGGCACGGCGAGGCGCCG is part of the Miscanthus floridulus cultivar M001 chromosome 9, ASM1932011v1, whole genome shotgun sequence genome and encodes:
- the LOC136479322 gene encoding scarecrow-like protein 3; the protein is MHRPTPIPTENDDDDVSMCVPAPAPPSQQEHLVQDLCQCAGHVEAGAIERAGRCLARATGLAAAVGDGPLRRLAVPMADSLARRLIRLMVPAVADALIDPSDHLDPRCVRAARRSFFELSPFPRAAVAVANRAILEAMENEKNVHIIDFAGPTAQPCQWIKLLHDFNRRPGGPPHLRLTIVHDDGDLLANISELLTDEAEQLDVPLQVHRVVGQIEALDSTDLHGVLGLRSGEARAVVCTLQLHRLLAGADDPAGTFSAGHRFNQTASVARLQQMASTSCPPSVGSCGGRGDDDDSDSSPATPMGFVSPPLSTPQLQMPPALASFLSAARALSPEVVVVTEQEASHGGVSFRKRFGEALGYYAAVYDSLDAAAEAYRRPATERAEVERAVLGEEIRDVLLREGAHRRERHDRLQRWAARMELGGFRSVPLSYVTMRQGNDVLHRFNVA